The genomic DNA GCCTGCGCCCGCTCCATCGCCGCGGCCTGCGAGAAGTGCACGATGTAGATCGGCGCCTCGCGGGTCTCGAGCAGTTCTTCCACCGTCTCCTGCACGGGCGTCTTCGCATAGGAGAAGTGCAGCGGCACGGGCCGATCGACCCCCGTGACCTGCGCGGTGGGCCGACCGGTGCGACGGGTCAGGTCGTCGGCGATCGCGGTGACGTCGCCGAGCGTGGCGGACATGAGCACGAACTGCGCGTGCGGCAGCGTGATGAGCGGCACCTGCCACGCCCAGCCGCGCTCGGGATCGCCGTAGTAGTGGAACTCGTCCATCACGACCTGGTCGACCGGCGCATCCGCCCCCTGCCGCAGCGCGAGGTTCGCGAGGATCTCGGCCGTGCAGCAGATGATCGGGGCATCCGCGTTCACCGACGTGTCGCCCGTGACCATACCGACCCGCTGCGCGCCGAAGATCTCGACGAGCTGGAAGAACTTCTCGCTGACCAGCGCCTTGATCGGGGCGGTGTAGTAGGTGCGCCCGCCGGCGGCGACCGCGGCCGCGTGCGCGGCGACCGCGACGAGCGACTTGCCCGTGCCGGTCGGCGTCGAGAGGATCACGTTCGAACCCGACACGATCTCGATGACCGCCTCGTCCTGCGCGGGGTACAGCGCGAAGCCGCGGCGCTCGGCCCACTCGACGAACGCGTCGTACATCGCGTCGGCGTCGTACGGGTTCGGCGCGAGGTCGAGCAGCTGCGGGGCCATCGGGTCAGTCTGCCGCATCACGAGGGTCGGGCCGCATCACGAGGGTCGGGCCGCATCACGAGGGTCGGGCCGCATCACGAGGGTCGGGCCGCATCACGAGCCGGCCCACCGCGGTCAGTCGGATGCATCGCCGGCGGCCGCTCGATCGATCGCCGCCTGCGCGAGCGCGGCGACCGCGTCGACGATGATCGCGCGGCGTTCGGCCAGGCGACGATCGTGCCCGCCGGCCGCCGTCTCGCCGCCCGTCATCTGACGGTCGAGCTGCGCGAGCACCGGGAACGCGTTCACGAGCGTCACGATCGTCAACAGCAACTCGCCGGTCGCACGTCGGCCGACGCCGGGCAGCATGCGCTGCAGCGTGTCGAGCTTCTGATCGTGGGAGGCGACGCGGTCGGGGGGCAGCTCGATGTCACCGAGTTCGAGGCCCTCCCAGAAGATGAGCCGCGGGATCGTGGTGTCGGCGAGGTGGTGGTCGAACAGCCGGCCGACGTAGTCGGCGACCGCGGCGGCACCCACGGCGTCGCCCTCGGCGGACACCATGGGCACGGTGTCGATGAGGTTCACGAGCCGGGTGCCCAGCACCGTCTCGAACAGCGACTCCTTGTTGCCGAAGTACTGGTAGATGCGCTCTTTGTTGACGCCGGCCGCGGCGGCGATGCGATCGACCCGGGCGCCCGCGAGGCCGTGCTCGCTGAATTCGGCGGTCGCCGCGTCGAGCAGCAGACGCTTGGTGCGCTCGGTGTCCCAGGCCATGCGTCGATCGTAGCAACTTCCAACCAGACGGTTGCGGAATGTCCGGACGCGTGCTTCACTTGCAACCATTCAGTTGCAACCAATCAGTTGGATATCAGGAAGGGCTCGTAGATGACCGAGCAGACCGCGATCGCGACCGCACCCACAACCGCCGTCCCCGCATCCCAGGCCGGCCCGCCCTCGGTGCATGTGCGGGCCATCGCGACCTGGCTCGCGATCTTCCCGATGGTCTCGATCGGCATGCTGGCCCTCGCGCCCGTCTCGGGTTCATGGCATCCGGTGCTGCGCGCACTCGTGCTCACCGCCGTCGTCGTGCCGCTCGCGGTCTACCTCGTGGTGCCGCAGCTGCTGCGAGCGCTCGGCGCGCTGCGCCGGCGCTGACCGGCTCGGCCGCGCGCGCTCAGTCAAGCTCGACCTGTGGGCCGATCGCCGACGACCAGCGCACCCGGCCGCGCTCGAATCGACCGATCCACTCCTCGAGTGCGGCGTCGTATTCGAGGTCGCCGATCGGCGCGCCGAGCACGGATCGCTCGCGGCCGAGCAGGTCCCACACGTCGCGGACCATGCCGTGCAACGCCGACGCACCGTGCTCGCGGGTCCAGAAGACGAGGCCGCGCTCGTACTCGCGCAGGTAGCCGACCCCGCCGAGGCGGGCGTGCGGACCGACGGGCTCGCCGAGACCCCGATGCTGGGCGCGCTTCGCGGTGATCTCGGCCACGGCGACGACGGTGTCGGGGTCGGCGCCGAACCGCACGGCCTTCTGGAAGTCGGACCAGCTCACCGAACGGACCGGACGCGGATCGATGGTCGCAGCGGGCATCTCGGGCTCCTGTACGGGTCGGGTGGTTCGGGTGGTTCGGGGCGAGTCGGGTGGTTCGGGTGCTTCGGGGCGAGTCGGGTGGTTCGGGTGCTTCGGGGCGGGTCGGGTGTGCTGCGACGCTACGGCAGGCCACCGACGCTCGGCATCGGTGGTATCCCTGATTCGGTCCGCGGATCCGCGGACGCAGCGGATCCGCGGACGACCGGATGCCACGGACCGGATGCCACGGCCCGGATGCCACGGCGCCCGCTGCTCCTGGCGAACCTGGAGCAGCGGGGAGCCGGCCTCCGCTCGCTCCCCCTGGATCGGGCGGGGCCGGCTCGGGATCGCGGGCCCGGGCGGTTCCCCCTGCAACCCGGCGGCCGCGATCGAGTTCAGGTTAGGCGCGGCGGGACGACCGGGGCATCAGGGCTGACCCTGATCCTCCCCGGAGGCGGCCACCGTCGGCCGCACCACCCCGCCGGGGTCGCCGCCGGTGACGAGCTCGACGATGGCCTCGACCAGCCGGAAGGGCGCGAGCACGGCGAGCTGGCCGACGACCAGCGGCGCGAGCAGGCCGGTGCCGAACGCCAGCACGAGTTGCAGCGGGGCGAGCCGGCCCCAGCACACCGCGGCGACGGCCGCCGCGACGAGGAGGAGGAGCCAGGCCGGCTGCCACCATGCCAGCACCAGCCCGGTGACCACCGCGAGCGCGCCCACGATGCCCTGCACGAGGAACAGCCGCCCGAGCCATCCGTTGAACTCGCGCTCGCGGTCGGCCGACACCCAGGCCCACATCAGCCAGGCGCGCAGCAGCGGGACGCGCTGCTCGCGCAGCGCGGTACGGAACACGCGGTCGTCGCCCCGGCGCTGTGCGAGCGCCGCGCGCCGGTCGGTGCGGGCCAGCTCGGATGCCACGAGCGAACGATGATCGTGCAGCAACGCCGGCGCCGACTGGCGACCATAGCTCGCGATGAAGCTCCACAGTGCGGTCGGCACCGACGCGAGGTCGCTGCCGCGAAGACCGGATGCCCCGCCGGGGACGGTGAACCGATCGCCGGTCACCGGGTCGCGGTACGCGAACCCCTCGACGAGATCGAACCGGAACCCGTCGGCGGGGCGCTGGTCGAGTCGCAGCGCATCGAGCGGCGACCCGTCGAGTCGTTCGAACGGCATGCGACCTCCTGAGACGTCATCCTGCCCGCCGCGACCGACATCCTGCGGCTCCCCCGCCGCTACCCGCCCAGCAGCAAGCCGACCGTGACGAGCAGCGGCACCGCTCCCAGCGTCGTCACGAAGATCGTGTCGCGCGCGACGAGCTCGGCGGTGTCGTACCGCTGGGCGATCACGTGCACGTTCTGCGCCGTCGGCAGCGACGCCAGCACCGTCACCGCGTACACCTGGTCGTCGGCGAGCCCGAAGACGAACCGGGCGAGCGCCCACGCCGCGAGCGGCATCGCGACGAGCTTCAGCGTCGACGAGACGATGACGTCGAGCCGGTGCCGGCCCGGCGCGAGCACTCGCTGCCCGTGCAGCGAGAGCCCGTAGGCGATGAGCATGAGCGGCACGGTCGCGTGGCCCACGAACGAGATCGGCTCGCTCACCCAGGTCGGCAGTTCGAGGCCCGACACCGCGACGCCGACGCCGAGGAGCGATCCGATGATGATCGGGTTGCCGAGGGTGCCGCGCACGATGCCCGCGACCGAGGTGCGACCGTCGACGGTCGCGCCGAGCACGGCGAGCGCGACCGGCATGAACACGAGCAGCTGGAGGAGCACGACCGGCGCCGACAGCGCAGCATCCCCCAGCATGTAGAGCGCGACCGGGATCCCGATGTTGTTGCCGTTGACATAGCCGGCGGCGAGCGAACCGACGGTGGCTTCGGGCAGGGTGCGCCGGGCGATCAGCGCGAACACCGCGGCGAGCGCCATCATCCCGACCGAGGCGATGACGTAGACCGGCAGCAGGGTCGAGAACAGCTCGCCCACGTCGGCGGTCGAGAGCACCGAGAACAGCAGGAACGGCCCGAGCACCGTGAAGTTCAGCTTCGCCAGCACGGGGCGCGCTTCGGGCCCGATGACGCCGGTGCGCGCGGCCGCCCAACCGACGAAGACCGCGAGGC from Agromyces larvae includes the following:
- a CDS encoding LGFP repeat-containing protein — encoded protein: MPAATIDPRPVRSVSWSDFQKAVRFGADPDTVVAVAEITAKRAQHRGLGEPVGPHARLGGVGYLREYERGLVFWTREHGASALHGMVRDVWDLLGRERSVLGAPIGDLEYDAALEEWIGRFERGRVRWSSAIGPQVELD
- a CDS encoding DUF1353 domain-containing protein, which codes for MPFERLDGSPLDALRLDQRPADGFRFDLVEGFAYRDPVTGDRFTVPGGASGLRGSDLASVPTALWSFIASYGRQSAPALLHDHRSLVASELARTDRRAALAQRRGDDRVFRTALREQRVPLLRAWLMWAWVSADREREFNGWLGRLFLVQGIVGALAVVTGLVLAWWQPAWLLLLVAAAVAAVCWGRLAPLQLVLAFGTGLLAPLVVGQLAVLAPFRLVEAIVELVTGGDPGGVVRPTVAASGEDQGQP
- a CDS encoding AEC family transporter — its product is MSGIVTGFAVIGLAVFVGWAAARTGVIGPEARPVLAKLNFTVLGPFLLFSVLSTADVGELFSTLLPVYVIASVGMMALAAVFALIARRTLPEATVGSLAAGYVNGNNIGIPVALYMLGDAALSAPVVLLQLLVFMPVALAVLGATVDGRTSVAGIVRGTLGNPIIIGSLLGVGVAVSGLELPTWVSEPISFVGHATVPLMLIAYGLSLHGQRVLAPGRHRLDVIVSSTLKLVAMPLAAWALARFVFGLADDQVYAVTVLASLPTAQNVHVIAQRYDTAELVARDTIFVTTLGAVPLLVTVGLLLGG
- a CDS encoding TetR/AcrR family transcriptional regulator, encoding MAWDTERTKRLLLDAATAEFSEHGLAGARVDRIAAAAGVNKERIYQYFGNKESLFETVLGTRLVNLIDTVPMVSAEGDAVGAAAVADYVGRLFDHHLADTTIPRLIFWEGLELGDIELPPDRVASHDQKLDTLQRMLPGVGRRATGELLLTIVTLVNAFPVLAQLDRQMTGGETAAGGHDRRLAERRAIIVDAVAALAQAAIDRAAAGDASD